In one Salipiger abyssi genomic region, the following are encoded:
- a CDS encoding glycosyltransferase has product MTQITILMGTRNGEAHLGEQLASIARQSHRDWQLWVGDDGSTDRTRDILAAFARSVPQTVRVFDGPRRGVAANFLSLLCHPELPDGTVAFCDQDDIWFPHRLRRAIDQLETVGPRAALYCSRTEVGAEPEKPLGTSPLWPRPPSFRNALIQTVAGGNTMVMSPAAAALTRAAGTDPLPAFHDWWFYQLIAGAGGAILYDRQPTLFYRQHHENQLGRNRGLVARYARLGTIWEGKYHHWITRNLVALQRNQHLLTEENRAILKDFAALRRRKGVGVLAGWQKLGLHRQGRLETALMAGAAALGRI; this is encoded by the coding sequence ATGACGCAGATCACGATCTTGATGGGAACGCGCAATGGCGAGGCGCATCTGGGCGAACAGCTCGCGTCAATCGCCCGGCAGAGCCATCGCGATTGGCAGCTCTGGGTCGGCGACGATGGCTCGACCGATCGTACCCGCGATATCCTCGCCGCCTTCGCCCGGTCTGTTCCGCAGACGGTGCGGGTGTTCGACGGGCCGCGCCGGGGCGTCGCCGCGAATTTCCTGTCGCTGCTCTGTCATCCGGAATTGCCCGACGGGACGGTCGCCTTCTGCGACCAGGACGATATCTGGTTTCCGCACCGGCTGCGCCGCGCCATCGACCAGCTCGAAACGGTCGGCCCGCGCGCCGCGCTCTATTGCTCACGCACCGAGGTCGGCGCGGAGCCGGAGAAACCGCTGGGCACCTCGCCGCTCTGGCCGCGCCCGCCCTCATTCCGCAACGCGCTTATCCAGACGGTGGCCGGCGGCAACACCATGGTGATGTCACCTGCCGCCGCCGCCCTGACCCGCGCCGCCGGCACCGATCCGCTGCCGGCCTTTCACGACTGGTGGTTCTACCAGCTCATCGCCGGGGCGGGCGGCGCGATCCTCTATGACCGGCAACCGACGCTATTCTACCGCCAGCACCACGAGAACCAGCTTGGCCGCAATCGCGGACTGGTCGCCCGCTATGCCAGGCTCGGGACGATCTGGGAGGGGAAATATCATCACTGGATCACCCGCAACCTCGTCGCGCTCCAGCGCAATCAGCATCTGCTGACCGAGGAGAACCGCGCGATCCTGAAGGATTTCGCGGCGCTGCGCCGGCGCAAGGGGGTGGGTGTGCTCGCCGGGTGGCAAAAGCTCGGTCTGCACCGGCAGGGGCGGCTGGAGACCGCGCTCATGGCCGGGGCCGCGGCGCTCGGGCGGATCTGA
- a CDS encoding 2-hydroxyacid dehydrogenase, translating to MPQKRLSVVVTRRLPEAVETRLSELFDVTLREDDTPMTRAQLAEAMAEADVLVPTITDQIDAGLIGQAGERLKLIANYGAGIDHIDVETARRRGILVSNTPGVMTDDTADMVMALMLGVTRRIQEGLLVMQAGEWQGWAPTAFLGTRLGGKRLGILGMGRIGQAVAKRAQAFGMQIHYHNRRRLRPEIEDSLEATWWESLDQMVARMDVISVNCPHTPSTFHLLNARRLRLLKPSAVIVNTSRGEVIDESALTRMLKAGEIAGAGLDVYQHGIKGNPDLVNMPNVVMLPHMGSATIEGRIEMGEKVLLNVKTFADGHRPPDQVLPAML from the coding sequence ATGCCTCAGAAACGCCTGAGTGTTGTCGTGACGCGACGCTTGCCGGAAGCGGTCGAAACCCGGCTCAGCGAGCTGTTCGACGTGACCCTGCGCGAGGACGACACGCCGATGACCCGTGCCCAGCTGGCCGAGGCCATGGCGGAGGCCGATGTGCTGGTGCCGACGATCACCGACCAGATCGACGCCGGCCTGATCGGCCAGGCGGGCGAGCGGCTCAAGCTCATCGCGAATTACGGTGCCGGGATCGACCATATCGATGTCGAAACCGCCCGGCGGCGCGGCATCCTCGTCTCGAACACGCCCGGCGTGATGACCGACGACACCGCTGACATGGTGATGGCGCTGATGCTCGGCGTGACCCGGCGGATTCAGGAAGGCCTGCTGGTGATGCAGGCCGGCGAATGGCAGGGCTGGGCGCCGACCGCCTTTCTCGGCACCCGGCTGGGCGGCAAGCGGCTGGGCATCCTCGGCATGGGCCGCATCGGTCAGGCGGTGGCGAAACGCGCCCAAGCCTTCGGCATGCAGATCCATTACCACAACCGCCGCCGCCTGCGTCCGGAGATTGAGGACTCGCTTGAGGCGACCTGGTGGGAAAGCCTCGACCAGATGGTCGCGCGAATGGACGTGATCTCGGTCAACTGCCCGCACACGCCCTCGACCTTCCATCTGCTCAACGCGCGGCGGCTGCGGCTGCTGAAGCCCTCCGCCGTGATCGTCAACACCTCGCGCGGCGAGGTGATCGACGAGAGCGCGCTGACGCGGATGCTGAAGGCGGGCGAGATCGCCGGGGCGGGGCTCGACGTCTATCAGCACGGCATCAAGGGCAATCCGGATCTGGTGAACATGCCCAATGTGGTGATGCTGCCGCATATGGGCTCGGCCACGATCGAGGGCCGGATCGAGATGGGCGAAAAGGTGCTGTTGAACGTCAAGACCTTTGCCGACGGTCACCGCCCGCCGGATCAGGTTCTGCCGGCGATGCTGTAA
- a CDS encoding SH3 domain-containing protein — protein MSKSALIAGLVAALLAGGAAGATDERGPVTNLPLPRYVSLKASEGNVRRGPSLTHRIDWIYKRRDMPLEIIAEHGHWRRVRDADGAGGWVHYSLLSGVRTVLVEQDMLELHSRAGDGMPVTAKLALGVIARLGDCIEDWCELSAGGYDGWARKTALWGVAPDEIRE, from the coding sequence ATGAGCAAATCCGCTTTGATCGCGGGGCTGGTTGCGGCCCTTCTGGCGGGCGGCGCCGCGGGCGCCACCGACGAGCGCGGGCCGGTCACCAACCTTCCGCTTCCACGCTATGTTTCGCTCAAGGCCAGCGAGGGCAATGTACGCCGCGGCCCCTCTCTCACCCACCGCATCGACTGGATCTACAAGCGTCGCGACATGCCGCTGGAGATCATCGCCGAGCATGGCCACTGGCGCCGTGTGCGCGATGCCGACGGCGCCGGCGGCTGGGTGCATTACTCGCTGCTGTCGGGGGTGCGCACGGTGCTGGTCGAGCAGGACATGCTGGAGCTGCACAGCCGCGCCGGCGACGGCATGCCGGTGACCGCCAAGCTGGCGCTGGGCGTGATCGCGCGACTTGGCGACTGTATCGAGGACTGGTGCGAGCTGAGCGCCGGTGGCTATGACGGCTGGGCCCGGAAAACCGCGCTCTGGGGTGTGGCCCCCGACGAGATTCGCGAATAA
- a CDS encoding Hint domain-containing protein, which translates to MGTGFRGTFVISWLQTSIDGLEAAPLSSLHPGVAWSWRGEVVRVDGPSGLLELQQADGDTNVRLRAAHMVRRLIGAAVKNTTQLDEVDAAHPMSDTTFVATDGTQSYTVTVIEVDGAARPLLMFLDEIPPAGVDLWVVHATLSPSVKHANAEQTGGVICFTPGTSILTPGGPVPVETLREGDRVQTRDNGAQEVQWIGSRRMSGARLFAMPMLRPIRFRAGALGLEHPHADFLVSPEHRMLLTGPVAQALFNTPEVLVAARDLVNGETVQRDLAVREVTYIHLMLPRHEVLFANGVGTESFHPSNTALSTISEHDRARLLHMMPRIKDDPHSYGAYARRNLSTSEAAILMHEAA; encoded by the coding sequence ATGGGAACGGGCTTTCGGGGCACGTTCGTCATTTCCTGGTTGCAGACGAGTATAGATGGGCTTGAGGCCGCGCCTCTGTCATCCCTTCATCCGGGGGTGGCGTGGTCGTGGCGCGGCGAGGTCGTTCGGGTGGACGGCCCTTCAGGGCTCCTGGAACTGCAACAGGCCGATGGCGACACGAATGTCCGCCTGCGGGCGGCGCATATGGTGCGGCGCTTGATAGGCGCGGCGGTCAAGAACACGACGCAGCTCGACGAGGTCGATGCGGCGCATCCGATGTCGGACACCACCTTCGTGGCGACCGACGGCACACAGAGCTATACGGTCACGGTTATCGAGGTCGATGGGGCGGCGCGACCGCTGCTGATGTTCCTCGATGAGATCCCTCCCGCGGGCGTCGATCTCTGGGTTGTGCATGCCACCCTGTCGCCTTCGGTCAAGCATGCGAATGCGGAACAGACGGGTGGTGTGATCTGTTTTACGCCGGGCACCAGCATTCTCACCCCGGGCGGACCGGTCCCGGTGGAAACCCTGCGCGAGGGCGACAGAGTGCAGACGCGCGACAATGGCGCGCAGGAGGTGCAGTGGATCGGCAGCCGCCGGATGAGCGGCGCGCGGCTCTTTGCGATGCCGATGCTGCGACCGATCCGGTTCCGCGCGGGTGCGCTGGGGCTGGAGCATCCCCATGCCGACTTCCTCGTCTCACCCGAACATCGCATGCTGCTGACCGGGCCGGTGGCGCAGGCGCTGTTCAACACGCCGGAGGTGTTGGTCGCCGCCAGGGATCTGGTCAATGGCGAGACGGTGCAGCGCGATCTGGCGGTGCGCGAGGTGACCTATATCCACCTGATGCTGCCGCGCCACGAGGTGCTGTTCGCCAATGGCGTCGGCACCGAGAGCTTCCACCCCTCGAACACGGCGCTTTCCACGATCAGCGAGCATGACCGGGCGCGGCTGCTTCACATGATGCCGCGGATCAAGGACGATCCGCACAGCTATGGCGCCTATGCCCGTCGCAACCTGTCGACCTCGGAGGCAGCGATCCTGATGCACGAGGCGGCCTGA
- a CDS encoding KpsF/GutQ family sugar-phosphate isomerase, producing the protein MTQTPSDIARTVLATESSALTRLADELPVAFDDVITLLLHINGRIIVSGMGKSGHVAGKIAATLASTGAPAQVVHPGEASHGDLGMITTEDVVILISNSGETRELADMIAHCARFAIPMIAMTRRAESTLARSADHVLLMPDAPEACAIGMAPTTSTTMAMALGDALAVALMQKRGFDRENFLAFHPGGTLGAQLLRVSAVMHRGEELPVVAPDTPMGETLVVMSQKGFGVAALVEDGKLIGVITDGDLRRNLEGLMTRTAGAVATRNPRSVSPDALLTEALGVMNAGKISSLFAVEDDGTLVGLVHIHDALRAGVA; encoded by the coding sequence ATGACCCAGACGCCTTCCGACATTGCCCGCACCGTGCTCGCGACAGAGTCCTCCGCGCTGACCCGGCTTGCCGACGAGCTGCCGGTCGCCTTCGACGATGTCATCACGCTGCTGCTGCATATCAACGGACGTATCATCGTCTCGGGCATGGGAAAGTCCGGCCATGTGGCGGGCAAGATCGCCGCGACGCTGGCCTCGACCGGCGCGCCGGCGCAGGTGGTGCATCCGGGCGAGGCGAGCCATGGCGATCTCGGCATGATCACCACCGAGGATGTGGTGATACTGATCTCCAATTCCGGCGAGACCCGCGAGCTGGCCGACATGATCGCCCATTGCGCGCGCTTTGCGATCCCGATGATCGCCATGACGCGCCGCGCCGAAAGCACGCTGGCACGCTCGGCCGATCATGTGCTGCTGATGCCCGACGCGCCCGAGGCCTGCGCCATCGGCATGGCGCCCACCACCTCGACCACCATGGCCATGGCGCTGGGGGATGCGCTGGCCGTGGCGCTGATGCAGAAGCGCGGCTTCGACCGCGAGAACTTCCTCGCCTTCCACCCCGGCGGCACGCTCGGCGCGCAGCTTCTGCGGGTCTCGGCGGTCATGCACCGGGGCGAAGAGCTGCCCGTCGTCGCCCCCGATACGCCGATGGGCGAGACGCTGGTGGTGATGTCGCAGAAAGGCTTTGGCGTCGCCGCGCTGGTCGAGGACGGCAAGCTTATCGGCGTGATCACCGACGGCGACCTTCGCCGCAACCTGGAGGGGCTCATGACCCGCACCGCCGGCGCTGTCGCCACCCGCAACCCGCGCAGCGTCTCGCCCGACGCGCTGCTGACCGAAGCGCTCGGCGTGATGAATGCCGGCAAGATCTCCTCGCTCTTCGCGGTCGAGGACGACGGCACGCTGGTCGGCCTCGTGCATATCCACGACGCGCTGCGGGCAGGTGTGGCATGA
- a CDS encoding 3-deoxy-manno-octulosonate cytidylyltransferase has protein sequence MSAVVFIPARYASSRYPGKPLVALTGATGEKKTLIQRAWEAAKTVKGADAVYVLTDDDRIAEAARGFGAEVLMTSSEARNGTERCAEGVAQLASPPETVINLQGDAPLTPPWFVEALIERMRDPAVEMATPVLRTDRETLVHFVTDRQQGRVGGTTAVMRGDGSALYFSKEVLPYVGDLESPPEVWHHVGVYGYRPEALRRYAGWAEGPLEKAEGLEQLRFLENGVPVTCVPVEARGRVFWELNNPVDVARIESVLQKEGIA, from the coding sequence ATGAGCGCGGTCGTCTTCATCCCCGCCCGCTACGCCTCGAGCCGCTATCCCGGCAAGCCGCTGGTCGCGCTGACCGGCGCCACGGGCGAGAAAAAGACCCTGATCCAGCGCGCCTGGGAGGCGGCCAAGACCGTCAAGGGCGCCGATGCGGTCTATGTGCTCACCGATGACGACCGCATCGCCGAGGCGGCGCGCGGTTTCGGCGCCGAGGTTCTGATGACCTCGTCCGAGGCGCGCAACGGCACCGAGCGCTGCGCCGAGGGTGTGGCGCAGCTTGCCTCCCCGCCCGAAACGGTGATCAACCTTCAGGGCGACGCGCCGCTGACCCCGCCCTGGTTCGTCGAGGCGCTGATCGAGCGCATGCGCGACCCGGCGGTCGAGATGGCGACACCGGTGCTGCGCACCGACCGCGAGACGCTGGTGCATTTCGTCACCGACCGCCAGCAGGGCCGCGTCGGCGGCACCACCGCTGTGATGCGCGGCGATGGCAGCGCGCTCTATTTCTCCAAGGAAGTGCTGCCCTATGTGGGCGATCTCGAATCCCCGCCCGAGGTCTGGCACCATGTCGGCGTCTACGGCTATCGCCCGGAGGCGCTGCGCCGCTATGCCGGCTGGGCCGAGGGGCCGCTGGAAAAGGCCGAGGGGCTGGAGCAGCTTCGCTTTCTCGAAAACGGCGTACCGGTGACCTGCGTGCCGGTTGAGGCGCGCGGCCGGGTGTTCTGGGAACTCAACAACCCCGTGGATGTCGCCCGCATCGAGTCGGTATTGCAAAAGGAGGGCATCGCATGA
- the kdsA gene encoding 3-deoxy-8-phosphooctulonate synthase has translation MTEVQVRDITISNDAPFALIAGPCQLESLDHARMLAEKIAAAAELAETPWIFKGSFDKANRSSLSGKRGLGMEAGLEILSRIGSEFSVPVLTDVHEAAQCATVAEAVDILQIPAFLSRQTDLLLAAGETGAAINVKKGQFLAPWDMSNVADKIASTGNRRLLLCERGASFGYNMLVSDMRSLPIMAETGYPVVFDATHSVQLPGGQGTSTGGQRQFVEPLARAAVAVGCAAVFIETHEDPDNAPSDGPNMVPIDRLAPLLHGLRGIDDLTKGRTDLLDELFA, from the coding sequence ATGACCGAGGTTCAGGTTCGCGACATCACCATTTCCAACGACGCGCCCTTTGCGCTGATTGCCGGGCCCTGCCAGCTCGAAAGCCTCGATCATGCGCGGATGCTGGCGGAAAAGATCGCCGCCGCCGCCGAGCTGGCCGAGACGCCCTGGATCTTCAAGGGCAGCTTCGACAAGGCCAACCGCTCGTCGCTCTCGGGCAAGCGCGGTCTCGGGATGGAGGCCGGGCTTGAGATCCTGTCGCGCATCGGCAGCGAATTCTCGGTGCCGGTGCTGACCGATGTGCACGAGGCCGCGCAATGCGCGACCGTGGCCGAGGCGGTGGACATCCTGCAAATCCCCGCCTTCCTGTCGCGCCAGACCGATCTGCTGCTTGCAGCGGGCGAGACCGGCGCCGCGATCAACGTCAAGAAGGGCCAGTTCCTCGCCCCGTGGGACATGAGCAATGTCGCCGACAAGATCGCCTCGACCGGAAACCGGCGCCTCCTGCTCTGCGAACGCGGCGCGAGCTTTGGCTACAATATGCTGGTGAGCGACATGCGCTCGCTGCCGATCATGGCCGAGACCGGCTACCCGGTGGTGTTCGACGCCACCCATTCGGTGCAGCTTCCCGGCGGACAGGGCACCTCGACCGGCGGGCAGCGTCAGTTTGTCGAGCCGCTGGCACGCGCGGCCGTCGCGGTGGGCTGTGCGGCGGTCTTCATCGAAACCCATGAAGACCCGGACAACGCGCCCTCCGACGGGCCCAACATGGTGCCGATCGACCGGCTGGCGCCGCTGCTGCACGGGCTGCGCGGCATCGACGATCTGACCAAGGGCCGGACCGACCTACTCGATGAGCTCTTTGCCTAG
- a CDS encoding phosphomannomutase gives MAPKFGTSGLRGLVTELTPDLVADYTRAFLSACPHGGAVHVGWDLRPSSPEIAEVVMETAQAQGLPVHCCGALPTPALALAAMQAGHAAIMITGSHIPADRNGLKFYVPEGEISKEDEARILSALGQGSAGASAPRNDTPGAVGAYAQRYVDAYGSAALAGLRIGVYQHSSVARDVMVQVIEALGAETVALARSETFIPVDTEALDPETRAMLGGWCSDNGLDAVISTDGDADRPMVADASGAVVPGDVLGALTARELGAAVVCTPVNSNTMVHELGFGAVRSTRIGSPFVIAAMEEALASDSAARVVGYEANGGFLLGFTASAPAGMLAPLMTRDCLLPILAPLAAARAAGVSLAELVASLPQRFTAADRIQGIEPEVARAFLAKLTESAEARSAFFEDTGPETGIDVTDGLRVNFESGDVVHLRPSGNAPEFRCYAEADSAARAEALMRGHLERLGKELIE, from the coding sequence ATGGCTCCCAAATTCGGCACCAGCGGTCTGCGTGGCCTTGTCACCGAGCTGACCCCCGATCTGGTCGCGGATTACACGCGCGCCTTTCTGAGCGCCTGTCCGCATGGCGGCGCGGTGCATGTGGGCTGGGATCTGCGGCCCTCGTCGCCGGAGATCGCCGAGGTGGTGATGGAGACCGCGCAGGCGCAGGGTCTGCCGGTCCATTGCTGCGGCGCGCTGCCCACCCCGGCGCTGGCGCTGGCCGCGATGCAAGCCGGACACGCGGCGATCATGATCACCGGGAGCCACATCCCCGCCGACCGCAACGGGCTGAAATTCTATGTGCCCGAAGGCGAGATCTCCAAGGAGGACGAGGCGCGGATCCTCTCCGCGCTGGGGCAGGGCTCCGCTGGCGCCTCGGCGCCGCGCAACGACACGCCCGGGGCGGTCGGGGCCTATGCGCAGCGCTATGTCGATGCTTATGGCAGCGCGGCGCTCGCGGGGCTGCGCATCGGGGTCTATCAGCACAGCTCCGTCGCGCGCGACGTGATGGTGCAGGTAATCGAGGCGCTGGGGGCCGAGACCGTGGCGCTTGCCCGGTCCGAGACCTTCATTCCGGTGGACACCGAGGCGCTCGACCCGGAAACCCGCGCCATGCTGGGTGGCTGGTGCAGCGATAACGGTCTCGATGCGGTGATCTCCACCGATGGCGATGCCGACCGGCCGATGGTGGCGGATGCCAGCGGCGCGGTGGTGCCGGGCGATGTGCTGGGGGCGCTCACCGCGCGCGAACTGGGCGCGGCGGTGGTCTGTACCCCGGTTAATTCGAACACGATGGTGCATGAGCTGGGCTTTGGTGCCGTCCGCTCCACGCGCATCGGCTCGCCCTTCGTGATCGCGGCGATGGAAGAGGCGCTTGCGTCGGACAGCGCTGCGCGGGTCGTCGGCTATGAGGCCAATGGCGGGTTCCTGCTGGGCTTCACCGCCTCCGCGCCGGCGGGCATGCTGGCGCCGCTGATGACACGGGACTGCCTGCTGCCGATCCTCGCGCCGCTCGCCGCCGCGCGGGCGGCGGGCGTGTCGCTGGCCGAACTGGTGGCGAGCCTGCCGCAGCGCTTCACCGCCGCCGACCGCATCCAGGGCATCGAGCCCGAGGTGGCGCGGGCCTTCCTTGCGAAGCTGACGGAGTCGGCAGAGGCGCGGAGCGCGTTTTTCGAGGATACCGGCCCAGAGACCGGTATCGACGTGACCGACGGGTTGCGTGTGAATTTCGAGAGCGGCGATGTGGTGCATCTGCGCCCCTCCGGCAACGCGCCGGAATTCCGCTGCTATGCCGAGGCCGACAGTGCCGCGCGCGCCGAGGCGCTGATGCGCGGGCACCTGGAACGGCTAGGCAAAGAGCTCATCGAGTAG
- a CDS encoding sulfotransferase family 2 domain-containing protein, translating to MVRQFKYAKSTHAPLSKNALHKFAAKHAIGLFNIASVYTYIPKNVCSTFRYSAAISNGVLREGDDPNWIHKNNETFNPTLEYLVTAAYTFTVLRCPYRRIASAFLNKVVDTEIGPKYTLPISFAGRVKRKVVKDEYYKDLSFKEFCKILKGLEHAEFEKHWRPQTYFLLYEDYDDYFCVEDLGTAVVKLAEVGFAVHDTRKHLKHDTSHYEKAGGAFSETNVGEIREMKAGGSLPSYESLFDDETKALIDGIYKDDLDLYDAHFAPDLKLFH from the coding sequence ATGGTAAGACAATTTAAATACGCAAAATCAACACATGCACCACTTTCCAAGAACGCCCTGCACAAGTTTGCGGCCAAGCACGCCATCGGTCTGTTCAACATCGCAAGCGTATATACCTACATCCCGAAAAACGTCTGCTCGACATTTCGCTACAGCGCGGCGATTTCGAACGGCGTATTGAGGGAAGGCGACGATCCGAACTGGATTCACAAGAACAACGAGACATTCAATCCGACGCTGGAATATCTGGTGACGGCGGCCTACACCTTCACCGTGCTGCGCTGCCCCTACCGCCGGATCGCCTCCGCCTTCCTGAACAAGGTCGTCGATACCGAGATTGGTCCGAAATACACGCTGCCGATCTCCTTTGCCGGGCGGGTGAAGCGGAAGGTCGTCAAGGACGAGTATTACAAGGATCTGAGCTTCAAGGAGTTCTGCAAGATCCTGAAGGGCCTGGAGCACGCGGAGTTCGAGAAGCACTGGCGTCCGCAGACCTATTTCCTGCTCTACGAGGACTATGACGACTATTTCTGCGTCGAAGACCTTGGCACGGCGGTGGTCAAGCTGGCCGAGGTCGGATTTGCCGTTCATGACACGAGAAAGCACCTCAAGCACGATACGTCGCATTACGAGAAGGCGGGCGGGGCGTTTTCGGAGACGAATGTGGGCGAGATCCGCGAGATGAAGGCCGGCGGAAGTCTGCCGAGCTACGAATCGCTGTTCGACGATGAGACAAAGGCGCTGATCGACGGGATCTACAAAGACGATCTCGATCTGTACGACGCGCATTTCGCGCCGGATCTGAAGCTTTTTCACTGA
- a CDS encoding acyltransferase encodes MNFMRIYSGALRRISGKLADLRYGRYLEKHGSLRIGPGVAFKSFIGLAGREGKELRLIAHGGNWIGAGTVLQGSGAITLGANSFFGERCVIGCNERIDIGRDVLVAQHVTIRDTDHSFERTDIPINKQGISTAAVVIGDDVWLGHGAVILKGVTIGKGAIVAAGAVVNRDVGDYDIVGGVPARRIGSRLSQDEGPAAAPA; translated from the coding sequence ATGAATTTCATGCGTATATATTCCGGCGCCTTGCGGAGGATATCCGGAAAACTGGCCGATCTTCGTTACGGAAGATATCTGGAAAAGCACGGATCGCTCAGGATCGGGCCGGGCGTCGCGTTCAAGTCGTTCATCGGGCTGGCGGGCCGGGAGGGCAAAGAGCTCAGGTTGATTGCCCATGGCGGGAACTGGATCGGCGCGGGGACGGTCCTACAGGGCAGCGGAGCGATCACTCTGGGCGCGAATTCCTTCTTTGGCGAGCGCTGCGTTATCGGCTGCAACGAGCGGATCGATATCGGTCGCGATGTTCTGGTGGCGCAGCATGTGACCATCCGGGACACGGACCACAGCTTTGAAAGGACTGACATTCCGATCAACAAGCAGGGAATCTCGACCGCTGCGGTGGTGATCGGAGACGATGTCTGGCTCGGTCATGGCGCGGTGATCCTCAAGGGCGTCACCATCGGCAAGGGGGCCATCGTCGCGGCGGGCGCGGTGGTGAACCGCGATGTCGGCGACTACGACATCGTTGGCGGCGTCCCGGCGCGCCGGATCGGATCCCGCCTTTCGCAAGATGAGGGGCCAGCGGCGGCGCCGGCCTGA
- a CDS encoding heme biosynthesis protein HemY, translating to MLWSLLKITLFVAVVAALTLGAGYIMESSGGIQITAGGYEFNLGPLQSVIGVIVLIVLLYVVFKLVSLLIAVLKFINGDDTALSRYFDRNRERKGYQALSEGLLALASGEGKLAMAKAQKADRYLHKPALTNLLTAQAAEMTGDTRKAEEVYKRLITNDETRFVGIRGMMKQKLAKGDTETALKLAERAFALKPKHPEIQDTLLRLQAEKHDWRGARQTLSAKLKHGALPRDVYKRRDAVLALSQAKDILAEDKPIEAREAAIASAKGSPDLIPAASMAARSYIAQQRPKLAVRLLKKAWSVQPHPDLAAAFAEIAPEETPVERLKRFRTLTSIKPEHRETRLLRAELALAAEDFPEARRAVGDLVEKEPDARVLTVMAAIARGEGAGEAEVRGWLAKALVAPRGPQWVCDNCHQIHGEWMPVCDNCGGFDTLSWTVPPQSDAAPPGAEMLPLIVGAIEDKSEEEAAAQEAEAAPEVLDPNPPTEAGEVAAEATQPPVEDAEEVADEPAKEGAK from the coding sequence ATGCTTTGGTCACTTCTGAAGATCACTCTCTTCGTCGCCGTGGTGGCGGCCCTGACCCTTGGCGCCGGCTACATCATGGAAAGCTCCGGCGGCATCCAGATCACCGCCGGCGGCTACGAGTTCAACCTCGGGCCGCTGCAATCGGTGATCGGCGTGATCGTGCTGATCGTCCTGCTCTATGTGGTGTTCAAGCTGGTCTCGCTGCTGATCGCGGTGCTGAAATTCATCAATGGCGACGACACGGCGCTGTCGCGCTATTTCGACCGCAACCGTGAGCGCAAGGGCTATCAGGCGCTCTCCGAGGGGCTGCTGGCGCTGGCCTCGGGCGAGGGCAAGCTGGCCATGGCCAAGGCGCAGAAGGCTGACCGCTATCTGCACAAGCCCGCGCTCACCAACCTGCTGACCGCGCAGGCTGCCGAGATGACCGGCGACACCCGCAAGGCGGAAGAGGTCTACAAGCGGCTCATCACCAATGACGAGACGCGCTTTGTCGGCATCCGGGGCATGATGAAGCAGAAGCTCGCCAAGGGCGACACCGAGACGGCGCTGAAACTCGCCGAGCGGGCCTTTGCGCTGAAGCCCAAACACCCAGAGATCCAGGACACGCTGCTGCGGCTCCAGGCAGAGAAACACGACTGGCGCGGCGCGCGTCAGACGCTTTCCGCCAAGCTCAAGCATGGGGCCCTGCCGCGCGATGTCTACAAGCGGCGCGACGCGGTGCTGGCGCTGAGCCAGGCCAAGGACATCCTCGCCGAGGACAAGCCCATCGAGGCCCGCGAGGCGGCCATCGCCTCGGCCAAGGGCTCGCCGGATCTGATCCCGGCGGCGTCGATGGCGGCGCGCTCCTATATCGCGCAGCAGCGGCCCAAGCTGGCGGTGCGCCTTCTGAAAAAGGCCTGGAGCGTACAGCCGCATCCCGATCTCGCCGCCGCCTTTGCCGAGATCGCGCCGGAGGAAACCCCGGTGGAGCGGCTCAAGCGTTTCCGCACGCTGACCTCGATCAAGCCCGAGCACCGCGAAACCCGGCTGCTGCGCGCCGAGCTGGCGCTGGCGGCGGAGGATTTCCCCGAGGCGCGCCGCGCGGTGGGCGATCTGGTCGAGAAGGAGCCCGATGCGCGGGTGTTGACCGTCATGGCGGCGATTGCCCGCGGCGAGGGTGCCGGCGAGGCCGAGGTGCGCGGCTGGCTGGCCAAGGCGCTGGTGGCGCCGCGCGGCCCGCAATGGGTTTGTGACAACTGTCATCAGATCCACGGCGAGTGGATGCCGGTCTGCGACAATTGCGGCGGCTTCGACACGCTGAGCTGGACCGTGCCGCCGCAATCGGATGCCGCCCCTCCGGGCGCCGAGATGCTGCCGCTGATCGTCGGCGCCATCGAGGACAAATCCGAGGAGGAAGCCGCGGCACAAGAAGCCGAAGCCGCCCCCGAGGTGCTCGACCCCAACCCGCCGACCGAGGCGGGAGAGGTCGCCGCCGAAGCCACGCAGCCGCCGGTGGAAGATGCCGAGGAGGTCGCGGACGAGCCTGCGAAAGAGGGGGCAAAATAG